One segment of Mastomys coucha isolate ucsf_1 unplaced genomic scaffold, UCSF_Mcou_1 pScaffold23, whole genome shotgun sequence DNA contains the following:
- the Elof1 gene encoding transcription elongation factor 1 homolog, with translation MGRRKSKRKPPPKKKMTGTLETQFTCPFCNHEKSCDVKMDRARNTGVISCTVCLEEFQTPITYLSEPVDVYSDWIDACEAANQ, from the exons ATGGGACGAAGGAAGTCCAAGAGGAAGCCGCCCCCCAAGAAGAAGATGACAGGCACCCTGGAGACCCAGTTCACCTGCCCTTTCTGCAACCATGAGAAGTCTTGTGATGTGAAAAT GGACCGTGCTCGAAACACTGGAGTCATCTCCTGTACCGTGTGCCTAGAGGAATTCCAGACACCCATCACATACCTGTCAGAACCGGTAGATGTGTACAGCGACTGGATAGACGCCTGTGAGGCAGCCAATCAGTAG